CCCGAAGACCACTCCTTATGCTTCTTCGCAAATCATGCAGTGCGTTTCCAAACCTTTCTGATAGTGATGCACCTCTTTTCGGGCATAATTCATCGACAAACTGAGCGAAATGTTGCAACAGGAAAGGGAATATATTCTTGGGCAGGACCAGCAACAGGTTAGCAAGCGCTTCGTGGACTCGTATCATGGCGACGACGTGATCTGGGTGTGGTGCTGTCGAGGTTACCACTTGTATCAAAGAAAATACAGACTCCAAGAGCCGGATATTTGAGTTCACCTTTGACCCCATTGAAGATCTTGCCCAGCGACTGATCTCCTTGATAGAAGTACTTACGTTCTTGAGCAGCTTTGATGGTGAACAGAGGTCTGGATGCTCCCAGCCATTGATTTCTTGCTTAGGGAACTTCGCTGCTGATTCAAGAAGATCCTCATGCTGCTGAAGCTTCTTTCCCTGTATGAATTCCGTACCTCCTGTGATTGCTAGTGCTGGGTTTTCTTCCTTGGGAAACTTCGCTGCTGATTCCGGAAGATCCTGATGCTGCGGAAGCTTCTTTCCCTGTGTGAATTCGGGAATTCCTGTGGCTGCTAGCGCCAGCTTGTGATCCTGATGCTGCTGAAGCTTCTTTCCCTGTGTGAATTCAGGAGTTCCTGTGGCTGCTAGCGCCGGCTTGTGATCACCGGCACATCCGGCTTGAACTATGTGCTGGATTGCGGCGGGGCTTATTGCCGCGACGGCAAAGGGGTTTGGGGTGGCAGGGGTGCTGCAGCCTGTGGAGATGGAGGAGCTGGGGCAGCTACTCAGCGTCGGAGTAGAAGCATAGCTGCTCACGGTGGAAGCAGGACTCCTTGGGAACGCCATTTCCCATTCGGCGATTCTGCAGGGACTGGCTAAGGTTTTGCACCAGCAACTAGCTGCTGAACTCATGTAAGCTTCCCCTCAACCGCGTTCTCGCAAAAAACCGATAAGCGCGTCGATGGCTTAGTGGACACCGCAAAACAGCTTCgccgtatatatatatatatatatttttaacTGGCTGACTATAAACCAGAAGGACGAGGGTGCCAGACAATGACCACTCGATGTGACGGCTGCAGCGGAAGCTGAGTACCAGGCAATCATTTTGTGAAGAAAAGAACGATGTATAGGAGGGATATGACGGGGTAATTTTGATGGATATGTTTGAGCTTTTTGCGGATCTTATATTGGATTGGGTTAAATATGCATATTCTGCAAGAACCCGGTTGATGGGTAAGATATCAGGTGACCACCCTTCACATGCTCCATGCTCCAAATTTTGGAAAGTCACATTTAGatgtttcaaaaaattctgaatttttttatggATGTTCACAATACATATGTCCATAACCCCTAAAAAGTTCGGATCAAAATTTGAAATATACATTGGGAAACAAAAACCACAAATTCATATGTGACCCTATTCATGTTTTGTCTTGTTTTGACACTATTCATTTTAGATTTGTCTTTCTTGCTTCGCAATGTGTGTTTTGAATTTGGATCTAAATTTCTTAGGGTCTGTAGTCACATGCCTTGTGAACATTCACAAAAAACCCAGA
This window of the Triticum urartu cultivar G1812 unplaced genomic scaffold, Tu2.1 TuUngrouped_contig_6381, whole genome shotgun sequence genome carries:
- the LOC125530529 gene encoding uncharacterized protein LOC125530529; translated protein: MSSAASCWCKTLASPCRIAEWEMAFPRSPASTVSSYASTPTLSSCPSSSISTGCSTPATPNPFAVAAISPAAIQHIVQAGCAGDHKPALAATGTPEFTQGKKLQQHQDHKLALAATGIPEFTQGKKLPQHQDLPESAAKFPKEENPALAITGGTEFIQGKKLQQHEDLLESAAKFPKQEINGWEHPDLCSPSKLLKNVSTSIKEISRWARSSMGSKVNSNIRLLESVFSLIQVVTSTAPHPDHVVAMIRVHEALANLLLVLPKNIFPFLLQHFAQFVDELCPKRGASLSERFGNALHDLRRSIRSGLRVLKDMIFDYKSDVVPQGGGIHEITRYLLKYIMSLLDNGTSLKIILVGDEQDDKVAMETLQDTVATLISHMEIMLEKESHRYKDAGLKQMFMVNNVNFLLHQVEGSEIRHLLGEDWVLKHQDQLKDHISSFINISWESVMYCFHVKTNKIPIFSSLPTLQIFNMEFEKTYWTQKTWKVENPLLRSNMRKSVSEKLVQAYSAYLENHKNKYQRLMKYTTEDLEELLSDLFEG